The Vigna unguiculata cultivar IT97K-499-35 chromosome 1, ASM411807v1, whole genome shotgun sequence nucleotide sequence aatttaattttaaagattaaaatcactttttaattaaagaGACTGAACCTCTTTAAATTTGGAGgaccaaaacataatttaccTGAAATTTCTGCtactaaaatcataaataaaagttaaaattttaatcaagatcatattaaaaatattataatcaagattgaatgaagaattattatcaatattaagTTTAGGATATCTTAGATTAAGGTGAATAGATTAAGATTGAGTTGAAAATACCTTGTTGAGTTTGAATAAATTGTGCATTTGTTTCAATGCATGGAAAGTTTGCGAGAAAATAAATGCGTTCAAGATGCCTTCAATTTGAAGGGAAACgctgtttaaaaaattaaatctaattactaaaattttaaattaattttattatatatttttaaattaaaatgtaagataataattaaatatttataaatatattttattattatataaaataaaaaacaataaataattaataaaataaaatgtatgtatttagtaataataataattccattttattttaatataatttcatcaattacttttttattttaaataataactcaaattttattttaacataacttacactaataatattttattttaaattgcattttaaacattagaataaaattataattttataaatttatcaattgaaatattttttaatctattaaaccAAATCACAACACTTGTAAATTTGacaattgttttttttcatttctcatatattttttttaattcaatcaatCTCACACTTTCATCTCTTTTTTCCTTCAAATCCATCTTTAAAAGAAGATTTACAAGTGACATTAATGTTAAGATATTCTAACTAGGCAAAggtgaaaatattttaggtatgatgaagaaaaaattattttaattgtgattgAGTTGAAGATATTATGGTTGAAGTCAGTTTGAAATTACTCTAAATATGATCGAATCAAAAATATTAGAGTTGAGGTTGagcataaaacaattaaataagatCAACCTAAATTGAAGTTAtgataactaaattaaaaaacttactTTGATCGATGTTGAATTCAAGATAATTCGGTGAAGAACAaagtttaaaatactttgaTTGAAATTACATTAAAGATACATATAAGTTGAAACTTTAATGGAGGAtgaattgaaactattttagatGAGAGTAAAGTAAAGATTGAGTTGGATTTAATCTCCTCAGTGTTAGGGTGGAGATCTTTTGAACCTTGTtgaaattattatcataaatttcaaatgaaaaatattctttagatcaaaattaaattacttttgaccaccaaaatagtttaaaatattttaactaaatttgagttaaatatatttttataaatctatTTAGTAGAAAGTACTTCTAAAAGAGTTATAAATCGTGACTTGTTTTCCTTAAATATTAATCCAAACTCCTTTTAATGAGTTAGGATTAAATAGAAACAAATTACGGTCATTAATTATAGCAAGTGATATGGAATAGATTagtccaaaagaaaaaaaatgacatctaattataactataataactcctacaataatatatatatatatatatatatatatatatatatatatatatatatatatatatatatcgattTTCTATGGCTGCTAATGAAACTGAAATATAACACTAATGTAAATGATCGTGGTGAATTAATCATAAAAACTAGTTTGACAGTGTTTCAAACAGTGTAAAAGAATAACTTTTCAATAAAAGTAATCATATTTCATATTCatgacatatattttataacaaggagaaatataaaaaaaggaaaataaaattaccaatatgataaaaaataataaaaaactataggattaaatatgttttttgtccttaacttttagtaaattttaaaattagttcatttcgaaattttagactaattggtccttcatctttcgaaatacaaattttaattaaattttgttaagtttattgggttaaatatgtttttgatcctttaactttaagtgaattttggaattagttcatttcgaaaTTTTAGACAAATTTAGTCCTTAATATTtcgaaatacgtaaatttagtcattttaattaaattttgttagaattatttgatgtttcgtacacatttcataattgtatttgatatgtTTATACTagttgacacatttttgctttaatgttaagtcaaatactattatgaaacgcgcttgaaatgtcaaataaacttaacaaaatttgattaagaagactaaattcacatatttcgaaaaatgaatgactaaattagtccaaaattttgaaatggactaattccaaaattaagtgaaagttaaggaaccaaaaacatatttaacccaagtttatttgacattttaaatacgtttcataataatatttgacttaacattaaagcaaaaatatgtcaaacagtataaataacttaaataaaatcctaaaaaatgatgttaaaaattaaaagttatagtATTATTGTAGTAAAGTAAAATGTGAATTGTTAAcccagaaaaaataaaaactagagTCTGAATTGTTTACCTTGCAAGGACCGACTAACCAGGCAAAGAACAAAGTGGTGAAAACGGCAAAATATTCCCTTGAAAATTTAGATGCTGGTGGTACCACTCTCTTTATCTACAACAAACAACGTATTCATTGTTCAAAATCACAATGCTCAACAATTCAAATCAAAAAGCATGGCAGAAAACATAACATGAATAACCCATTTGTCACAAAAATAGCATAAACTGAAAACAAAGGCAGCTTCTACATAGCAACTGTGCCTTTATTGTCAGATTCACTAAACATAGTGTGATCATTAACTTTCCTAACCAAGACACTACTAATTTTAACAAATCACATAACTAAATCATATTTAGTGGTTTCAAAAAAATAGAGGTCAAATTAAAATGTAATCACAACTTTCTccattacagaaaaaaaaaaaaaaggatggaGTTGTGGTGACAGACACAAGACAAAGACAGGAAGATCAAATgactgaaataaaaaaattccaatACAATGAAACAACGAGTAACGAACTCACGAATGAAAGTATTGGCCTGGGAAAGGCTCTGTCCAGTGCTTGAATGATAACCTCTTGCTGCTGAATAGGGTCAAATTTTTGTTTAGCCACAGTAGCTGCTTCAACCAAGCTTTCGTACCCGCTCTTGTTGTTACTAAGTCCTGCAGAGGAATCAAAAGCTCTACAAAATTCTCTCCTTCAAAGAAACTACAACAAAGTGGCAAAAGGGTATGCACCTGTGGCTTCTTGAACGTTTTTGGAAAGATGGTTTATTGCTAAACGATCAAAGAGGTTATCTTTGTAGGCattagtttttgttgtttgttctGTAATGGTGTCTGAAGGTCTTCTGAGCATTGCAACCACAGAAGGGTGTTGTAGTTTACGTTTGGTGGGGTTCCAATGAGTGGCACATAGTGGTGAAGTCTTGTTGAGCCTAAAGGAATTTGCGACCATTTGTGAATTTTATGAGTTTGGAGTGAGAGAAAAATAAGGAATGGTGGTTGTTGTTTAAGAATGTTAACAGAGGAAGAAGTGAGAGGCAGATATAAGAAGAAGAGTGTGTGTGAATAGCACGTTCTCACACAGTTCCTCATATAGATTCCGGTCTTGGCATTTGCTATGTATATTAGATGCTTTCTTCTGTCCGCTTTGGATTACATATAATTCACAtcatatatctttttttattacacGGGCTAAGTGTCAAAACTTATGCCTTGTTTATATAAACACTACAAAATTCACTGTCATAAACtatgttttttagttttaaaaataaagaaaccatagttcataaaaaaattggaaattaaaattagaaaatgtcCAAATTAGAAAGAGAGAGACTTAAAATGCTCTGAAATTCAAAGTAACTAAATAAGATACAGGACAGGCTTAGTTTTTTTGTATGGATATTTTCCTGTTTATGTTATTTAGATGAGGACACTTGTACTATTGTTATCCACAACAATTTAGGTTTAATATTGTACTCTTCATTGACAATCATCATCGATAAAAAATATctgtctttattttattttctgtaaCTCACACAAGCAAGATCATTTAGGCCTTTTCAATTGCATGAGTTTTATTACTCTAGTAAATCAACTTAAAGTCATTACCCTCAATCAACTAATCGAATTAGACAAGCATATGTATCTCATTAGCAACATCTTTGTATAAAAAAGACAGGGCAAGTAGAAaggaaatatagaaaaatataataaacaaaaaaacaggTAACTTTTGCAagtatttgaattaaaaaatacaagaaaaaacgTGTACAACGAAGAATTAAAATGCATCTTCATATATATCACCGTCACATACCTTCCGTTTTAAAATTTGGCCATTCCGATCTCAATAGCTCCCAAATTGTTGTCctttcaaaccaagccaaatcCAGATTGCACTCTTTTTTAATCACTTTCGAGGTGTAgtcattcattaaaaaaaaaacacttgagagaaaaggtgaaatttgaatgttccaatttttaaaatctacataaataaaatagaaatttgatCTGAAAACTGGATCTTTAATACATcagagaaaaaatgaaacagtttggttcaaacaattttttttgcccacccttaacatatatatattcttCGAAAATGATACACAACTACCCAGCTTTTTGTTACTCACCACTGTTTAGTTTAAAAAGCTGCTGCTTGTGGAAAATTATCACCCAAACagaacctttttttctttttgaatgaTAGAAACCGTGTGGGGCTAATGACCCATGTGACAATGTTGTCTCTCCCTTTGTAAAAACCTTTATCAGTACCTTGTTTAGAGCTCCAAAAGTTAAGTACAGTGCTCAACTTAAAGTTTCTGAAGTCTATAATTCAATGTAAAAAAGATCATATCAATTGAACATTTGTGGCAAAAGTTATAAGCCAAACTGTGAGCAGACGCAATTGAGTTATGATGTCCTGCCTttgcatttttaaaattaaattgcaaTTTTCTCAGaacttcaaaaattattttctattactcGAATTGAagctatcaattttaaaattaaactgcactgaaatttgAAGCGACTGACAAGGTAAAATTATACACAATCCTTAATCTTGGAGACCAATAATTTTACACACTTAACGTGGTTGAAGAAGGGTTTATCTGAAACTGGTATGAGCTTTGTAACCCAAGCAATTGGCCATGACACAGCTGCAATTCCAATACAAATTCCCCATTGCTCCCATGTTAATCTCTCTGTACCAGCAAACATCCTAAGGAGTTCCACCATCGCAACTTGAAGAACAAGGGTAATCCCCACAAGTCCAAGAAACAGGTGGTTTCTGTGAAGGCCTTGGAACACATTAAGTTTCTCCATACTTCTAGAGTTGAACTCGTTGAATACTTGGCAGAGGACAAAAGTATTAAAGATTAGAGTATCCTTTACCTCCTCTCTAACATTGAAGATTAACTCTCCCTTCAATTGTAAAACCAGGAGGATAACAATCTGATATAAAGCTTGAGCGAAAAGGTTTCTCCACATAATATTGGTAATAAGAGGCTCAGTCCTACCCACTGATTTTTTCTCCATTAACTCTTTTGTAGGTCTTTCTGCAGCCAGTGCCAATGCTCCTAGCGTACCGATAATCAGATTTACCCATAAAAGTTGAACTGTTGTTAGGGGAACATCTCTCGAAGAAACTGCTGCAATAAAATTTATCACTAGAGCTGCGACATTCACGGTTAGTTGAAACTGGATGAACTTTTGGATATTGTTGTAAACACATCGCCCCCACCTTACAACAGTCACAATAGAACTGAAGTTGTCATCTAAGATGACAATGTCGGAACTCTCCTTGGCAACTTCAGTTCCTTGGATCCCCATAGCAAGTCCAATGTCAGCTTCTATCAGAGCAGGTGCATCATTTGTGCCATCTCCTGTCACTGCAACAACATGACCTTTCCTTTTCAAGCACTGCACCATCAAACTTTTGTCAAAAGGGGATGATCTTGCCATCACGCGGATCTTCTCTACTCTCTCCATTCTCTCTTCCTCAGAATAATTCCTGAATTCCACACCCTCCACCACTTCTTCCGTGCTCACATGGCCATCAAAGTCTAATATTCCGCATTCTGCTGCTATTGCTTTTGCAGTGAATATGTTATCACCTGTGATCATCTTCACACTAACTCCAGCATGTTTACACGCTTCCACAGCCTCCTTGGCGTCGGGTCGGCATGGATCCTTGAGGCCAACAATACCTAGCAAGGTCAAGCCATCTTTTCTCAGGATTTCATCTGCTTTCTCCTTATCGTTATAATCAATATCTTCCGGAATCTGCGTGTGAGCAAAAGCGATACATCTAAGGCTGCTAGCAGCCatgccttcaattatattttgcaatttGCTCCGCTCTTCATCAAGGGGCTTCTCTATGCCGTTATTGTCAATATAATTTGAACACATCCCGAGAATAATCTCTGCAGCACCTTTCCAATGAGCGTGAACTGTGTTGGTAGTCTTCTTCCTTATCGCGATGCCACTTCGTTTCTTTTCAGAGTTAAACGCTTCAACATGGAGAACTTCGTGTGCGCGCTTCAGTTCATCCATGTCCATGCCCAAATCTGACACGGCCCACAAGAGTATAGCTTTCTCCGTCGGGCTACCAGAAATTTCAGGTTCAGATATTGGTGAAGGTTTACAGATACTGCCAGTTGTGTTTAGGCCAACTCCTTGTTGGAATAACTCAAGAACTTCAGGGGCCATTGCATTGGAAGATTTTTCCTCGACATTTTGTGGGCCAAGCCAAAACTTGGTGACTCTCATTTGATTCAAAGTCAGGGTACCAGTTTTATCCGTGCAGATAACTGTAACTGACCCCATGGTTTCGCAAGCAGAAATCTCCCTCACCATTACATGGTCTGACATCATTCTTTTCATGGAGTAAGCAAGAGTGAGAGTGACGGCCAATGGCAGACCTTCTGGGATTGCCACCACCACAATAGTGACTGCAGCGGCGACAATCCTCACAACCGCATTGAAAATGTCGTTTACATCAGTTTTACTCCCCTGGAACTCTGTATTCCCATTATCATCCTGTGTGTTTCCAGTGAAATAACGAAATAACAAGACTCTGAGAACAAGAAAAGCGACTGTGAGACCCACCCTTCCGACAGAAAAGGTTAACTTATCAAGGCGAGTCTGTAATGGTGTCCTTACTTCGGTGTCTGTCGATAGTGAGCTCATTATTTCACCCCATGCTGTGTTGATTCCCACAGATGTCACTAGCATACGACCACAGCCATCCTCAACTTTTGCACCAGACAGCAAGAAGGGGCTTCTTGAAGGCTCAATTTCTACAGGGTCGCTCTCACCTGTCATACTTGATTCATCCACTAGCAAACAAAGGCCACTCAAGAACAATCCATCAGCTGGAATCTGATCACCAATCTTAAGGGATGCAATATCGCCCACTACAACATCAAAGATAGATATATTCTGTCTCCTTCCATTTCTCACTACTTCTACTTTGATGTCGTTGCTTACCTTAGACAATTTGTGAAACTGTCTCTCTTGTCTGAGGTTGCTGAGTGCGGTAACAACCACCACCAGAAACACTGCTACAAATATACTCCCTCCTTCATACCAGCCTTCCCCCGGGCCATGTTCTTTCATGCCAAAACCAAGGGAAAGACCGGCGCAAACAAGGATCAGAATATTAGTGTCAGTGAAAGCTTCCACCACAAAACTCAGGAAAGACTTAGGCGGTGGCCTCTGGTAAGTGTTGGAACCAAATACTTTAACACGTTTAGCAACCTCATCATGGCTTCCGGTGATTCCCTTTTCCGGAATGGTTCCAAGAATGTTTGCAACACCTTCAACTCCTCCAAACTCTGTAAAGGCTGACAAGTTTTTGTCCTTGACCATACTCGTAATCCTCACCTTGTCAACATCAGGAACCAAAGAAGGATGAGTGTTTGTATTTGTCTTAGACATGACTTCTTTGGCCAAGGCAAGCATGACTCGCCTAGAATAAATTGCTGTATAAGCTAAACGCCATCTCTTTTTTGCTATGTTTTCCATGGAATCAGCAGAAGATCTCAAGCCGAAAAGATACAAGAAAAGAACTAGATTATGACTCAGATCTGGTTATCTTCTATAGTAATATTTCGTACCAGACGACCATAGAGGCAATTTCCGAGTAGCTTCTTACAAATAGTAATGCTTTTTTTCAGTTCAATTTAGTCAAACTTTCAAAAGACACCCTCGGTGTAAGTGAAAGTGGTTTCTTAAAATATAGTACCTACTTTGCTAAGAAATACCAATTCACATTTGAAGACCACTCTTATTGCATTCACGGCTAAACTAAccgatttatattttattccatGTGAACTTGAAAATAAGCAAAATTTCAACCATTAATGATGGTGCTTCATGACTTTAAACGTGTCTAGTTTTTGTATAATAGAAAACAAACTACGAAAccataaagaaaaaacaaacttgCGTTGTCATCCATATTTATGTTATCTTAGAAATCATGACTTGTTGTCtctcttttcatatttttttttctctttctgcaTTCTTAGTAAAGATTGCTATTGTTGAATACGAATGCATCACTATTCTGTCTACGTAAATTTTCTTTTCGTTGCCCTTCATTACAGGTAACCCATAATCCCTATTGCTATTCAATTCAGATCCCAGGACAGTGGGAACACTAATTGATgtataaatcatatatatatatatatatatatatatatatatatatatatatatatatatatatatatatatatatatatatatatatcactgtCTGGTaccttttgttttaaaattggtcatttcaatttcaataaagTTCCCAAATTGTTGTCCTTTCAAACCAAACCGGTCCCAATTGCACTCTTTTTTAATCACTTTCAAGCCGTACCCATTCCCCCCAATTTTTTTATccagattatatatatatatatatatatatgctggAAATCGTCTTGGAAGTGGAGTAAATGTTATTTGGGTATAGGGTTGTTATTGTTGAGAACCATGGGCTGAGCTTTTTGTGAGATCAGGGAGAAGATACACTTCCATAAAAATTTTCGATAATTAAGTACAAAAGTAAGAATTTGAATGATGATAACTAAATGTGAAGATCGTGAATTGAGTAAATACTTTCTGAAATGTTGTATGGTATATGTAGAACTATTAAGACCAATGATAGTTATAGATAAAAGTgggtaaaatatattttttacctcAAATTTTGATGTGGAATTGGAATTCTTCCTTGTGAAAAAATTTCTTCTCatcttcatattttattaatgcaTGAACTACATCATTGTGAGCTTACAACGTTAAGCATTTGTTTCGCTGATGTGTCGAACAAGATTGTATAGTGGATGAAAATGGTTTGAAGAAGACATGACTCTTTCAATGTTGAGAcgtctaattttttaaaaagaaattttggttTCTAAAACTGTGGGTGTTGAACGTTTGAAGGAAAAAGTTGAAGTCAGTGCTGGTGTGGGTGTTGAATGTTTTCGTTTGTGTGGTTGTAGAGTTGTTGGTAGCTACGTTGACAGTGTTGGTAGGTCGtatgtattttgtttgtttatgtaGAAAATTTGGAGCTTTTGATGGATGGAGAGACATTGTAATAATAATcagatatttttttgttttcgttgaatttgatttaattaaaagtgTGTGAAGGTTCAAAAATTTGGATTTAGGGTTTTCTTTGTTATTGACGGCATATGTTGTTTTTTGAAGTATTTGAACTAAAaatacaagagaaaaaaaagaggcGTATATATTCACGGAtggagaaataataaaattacaacttATAATTATACTTACGTAAAATGTCGTTTCTCCTTCTTGCCAAAGGAAATTTTATTGTGCACTTCTCtgctattattttctttgctctATCTGTTTATCTGTTacacaaaataatgaatatgtTTATTTCTTCCGTTTCTCTTTTCCCAATTTCTATCGAACCAAAGTAAATACTTCGTTTGTCCCATATTTTGCTTAGACACAATGCCCCCAATAACAAGAaccattaaaatatttataattctttcttttttgttcaaGA carries:
- the LOC114191685 gene encoding calcium-transporting ATPase 12, plasma membrane-type-like, encoding MENIAKKRWRLAYTAIYSRRVMLALAKEVMSKTNTNTHPSLVPDVDKVRITSMVKDKNLSAFTEFGGVEGVANILGTIPEKGITGSHDEVAKRVKVFGSNTYQRPPPKSFLSFVVEAFTDTNILILVCAGLSLGFGMKEHGPGEGWYEGGSIFVAVFLVVVVTALSNLRQERQFHKLSKVSNDIKVEVVRNGRRQNISIFDVVVGDIASLKIGDQIPADGLFLSGLCLLVDESSMTGESDPVEIEPSRSPFLLSGAKVEDGCGRMLVTSVGINTAWGEIMSSLSTDTEVRTPLQTRLDKLTFSVGRVGLTVAFLVLRVLLFRYFTGNTQDDNGNTEFQGSKTDVNDIFNAVVRIVAAAVTIVVVAIPEGLPLAVTLTLAYSMKRMMSDHVMVREISACETMGSVTVICTDKTGTLTLNQMRVTKFWLGPQNVEEKSSNAMAPEVLELFQQGVGLNTTGSICKPSPISEPEISGSPTEKAILLWAVSDLGMDMDELKRAHEVLHVEAFNSEKKRSGIAIRKKTTNTVHAHWKGAAEIILGMCSNYIDNNGIEKPLDEERSKLQNIIEGMAASSLRCIAFAHTQIPEDIDYNDKEKADEILRKDGLTLLGIVGLKDPCRPDAKEAVEACKHAGVSVKMITGDNIFTAKAIAAECGILDFDGHVSTEEVVEGVEFRNYSEEERMERVEKIRVMARSSPFDKSLMVQCLKRKGHVVAVTGDGTNDAPALIEADIGLAMGIQGTEVAKESSDIVILDDNFSSIVTVVRWGRCVYNNIQKFIQFQLTVNVAALVINFIAAVSSRDVPLTTVQLLWVNLIIGTLGALALAAERPTKELMEKKSVGRTEPLITNIMWRNLFAQALYQIVILLVLQLKGELIFNVREEVKDTLIFNTFVLCQVFNEFNSRSMEKLNVFQGLHRNHLFLGLVGITLVLQVAMVELLRMFAGTERLTWEQWGICIGIAAVSWPIAWVTKLIPVSDKPFFNHVKCVKLLVSKIKDCV
- the LOC114179159 gene encoding beta-carotene isomerase D27, chloroplastic, which gives rise to MVANSFRLNKTSPLCATHWNPTKRKLQHPSVVAMLRRPSDTITEQTTKTNAYKDNLFDRLAINHLSKNVQEATGLSNNKSGYESLVEAATVAKQKFDPIQQQEVIIQALDRAFPRPILSFIKRVVPPASKFSREYFAVFTTLFFAWLVGPCKVRESKVNGRSEKNVVYIPKCRFLEETNCVGMCINLCKMPSQTFIKNSLGMSLNMVPNFDDMSCEMIFGEDPPASTDDPALKQPCYKLCKAYKNHGTNCLS